Below is a genomic region from Phragmites australis chromosome 20, lpPhrAust1.1, whole genome shotgun sequence.
TATTAAATCTGTCAACATTTTCAGAGAGCATGGCTAGCATTTCCTAAGGGCTGCCAAAATGcatgttttttaaattttgatattTCATTTTTTGCCACTGGAGCTGGTACAAATGAGTGgcaaaaagaaatatgatttTGACCTAAATGgcaaaaaaataatttcaaagataagagtgaaaaaataaaattatctttttaataGCATGATAAAGCAATATCACATATGGTTACTTAAACGAAATGTATGCGATATCTTTTAATATCACTGATGGTTTCTAGTGCAACCATATGTAACGGATGATTTTGGAACTATCAATGACAGTCCCACATCATCACAGAGTGTCACTTTTGTGATGTCTCTTAAAAACAGCCTATGATGAGGTTCCTCTGTAGTAGTGCCACTTTATCTATTATGACTATTAATTGTCTCGCAAGCAGCTCTCCCTGGATTCACTGCCTAGCTATCTACTGTACGTGCAATGTATGTTGCACCCGTGATACTGGACTCAATAAGCTTCTTACGTGGGCGACTGCTGCGCGCGCAATGTAGCCAAAGGGGAGGTGCCAAGCTAGCCTTTCTCAAGGCCCGTCTTTTACCCCTGATCAAAGCATCATGCATGGTCCctataaaataaagtaaagatTGATGGGCCAGCACGAATCATTTCCTCGCATCTGCGATGGCACGGTTGAAGCAAAGAATGGCGAGATATGTAGCTTATTGGTCAATATTGCGGACATTCATGCATGCCAATGCCTATATATACGTATGCTAACGTGTGTTTGTTTGCATGCCACGCAATAGCGATTAGGCGCTCACCATGCAACAAGCACACGCCAGCATGGGCTTTCCTTTCGATAGGATTATTAGCCTCCCGCTGGCTTTGAGGGCTTACAACAAGACACGGTGCGACCAAATCACGGTTGGCTACATGAAAGGGGCCGGTTCCGTCAATGGCGACACGCGGGccatgaagatgaagttgatgtTCACGGTGGTGCTCATGGCGCTCATGGGCTCCACCCTCTTCATCAACGGCTTCCTCCGCACGTTCCTCCCGCGGTTCAACGTTACGCTGCGCATGTTCCTTGGCCGGTACAACCTTGACCCCATCGCGCGCTTTCTGCTGCACTTCGCCTTCTTCCAGTTCATTCCTCTCCTGTCCTCTGTGTTATCCAACGCTGAGGGTCAGGACGACGACACGGTGCTCCTCCTGATCATCCTTTGGTTGCTCCTAGTCGAGCTCATCCGCAAGAAGGTGCAGCGGATGATGCTTCCCACCGATGGCTCCTCGTTCTCGAGGGCCATAGGCCGGTTCACACTGATGGATTACTCGGACGAGGCGAGTCGCCTGGTGTGGGTCGGTTACCTCATCTACTCTAACTTGCACCAGATGCATTCTCACTCGGTGAAGGCCATGTTTGTTATCCTCTGGTCTCTGGGCTTTGTGAAGCTGGTGCAGAGGGTGGTCAACAGATGGCAGGCCAGCAGCTCCTGGCATACAGCGAGGAACCCTCTTCTTATTGCAGGGTACATGCAGCAAATCATGGAGGAAGAGAAAGATCCGGAGAAGAACCAACCAAGCGACAACTCGAAGATGAACATGTCCGATTGCAAGTTCGCGGTGATGGGCGAGGACACGCTCTTGGTGCGCAACAAGGCGGAAGCGGCAGAGCTCAAGCTGACCACTACCCCTGGATATGGCTACGGTGTGGGAAGGCGCATCGTGGCCATAGAAAAAAACTCCGGCCAGGTATATCCAatcttatcttatatttactaatcgGAAGTTCCTTTTAGTGCCTCCACATTAATCCTAAGAAAATCttaaaaattctcataaaaaaaagtaaaacataCAACCGTCGAATTAATTTATTGACTAACTGTAAGTATGGATCAAGAGTCTAACCTTAAGACTAATTTTTGCCTTACatttccttcttttttattGTAGATACTATTTATCTAACAAGTATGGATCAACAACCAGACGAAATaatatagaagattaaaaaaataaatcatagagtcTAACCTTAAGACTACTTCTTGCCttaccttttcttcttttttattgtaGATATCATTTATCTAACaaggttacgttagcaaactacaacttagttacgttagaaatcaacacacttttccaaatcaattataatcaaacattacaaaattaaaacaacagaacgcaaacatattacagaTTATcatacaaaaataatatcaaagaatttataatgtatttcaaaaaacataatatgagatacggtgacgagattaaaaataataataatttcaaaaaatcaagaaacaaataaaaatcaatttgcataacacataaaataaaaattataaattagatctattcacaaataataaacatgattccaatcttatgaaaaaaaaatatttatattttacattctaatatttaaatataaatagttgatgtatcttagcatacaaacattattaacacaaatatctacaattcagccataagctaaatttctagcctgtaCAGTCGCACGGGTTGATACGCTAGTATATCCAGTTTACCGAGACTACCAGTAAACCCCGatagaaaaaattatcatatttatcactattttgttttaattttgtttaaatgATTTTAAAATTTATCTGATATGTCTAATAAATCATGTTTACCTGTGATAGATctctataaattttatttatcggTAAACAAAACCCTAATGGTGACACGTGACACAGCACCAAGCCCAAGCCCCTTACTACGACCAAAACGAGCAGAAGCATGTGCATCTCCTCATCGACGCCAGGGAgatgaaggaaaaaaagaaattgatcACAGTGAGCAAGATATGGCATATGAAAGAAGACGACAAAGAGGTCTTACAGTTCTTCCGTGGCAAAAGGCGGCAGCACCTTGAGGACTTAtgcctctctttctctcttttcaaGATGCTGCGGCGCAGGTTTGAGCACTACCCCATGGTGGAGGTCGGCTCCACCATGGCACGCAGGGTGATGCTCGAAGGCCTCCTCAACCTCGAGGGCTATGACTGCAACCGCAAAGCTCAAAGGCCCTTCCAAGTGCTTCAGCTGGAGCTCGAGTTCCTCAATAACTACTACCAGCAGGCGGCTACCCCTGTGGTGATGGCCCAACATATCCTTTTCTTCTGCAACTCCACCTTCTCCATGATCTTCCTGCTGATATTCGTCGCCGTCATCTTAACTATACTAATCGAAAACCATGAGGCCGCAATAATATATTGTGCCACCATGGGCTTGTCCAGCATCCCCTCATCTTTCCCATCCATCTTCCTGTCCACCACCATGTTGCTTGCGCTCACCGTCATTGCCATTGAAACATACGAATTCTGGACCTTATTCGTGTTCTCCAATTGGAACATAGTGCGCTTGCTGTGCACATACAGCTCGTATGGGCGGTTGGCCCAGACCTTTATTCGCTCCATCATCACAGCACGCCTTTGTTCATATTATACACTTCCATTCTTAGCCAAAACCAGCATGAAGATCCAACAGGTATCCATCGTTGATGCCTGTGGTGTACTTGACAAATATTCTGCAAGGACGACCCATAAGAAACTTCCGAACAGAGCCACAACAGACATCATCAGTACCTTGAAGGCTGTCGATCTCCACACCGGGATCGTCAGACTGCCACAAATGAAGGGCCTCCACTTTGACAGGGAGCCCACCTCCACCGAGATCATCCTGGCGTGCCACCTGGCGACGGAGCTGTTTGAGATGACGGAGCATCGCTACAAGACGAAGGACGAAATAGGCCACCAGGCAGTTGCGTCTGCGCTGTCCAAGTACTGCATGTACCTGGTGGCGCACATGCCCCAGCTGCTGCCCGACGACGAGGCGTGGGCATCCGACAGGCACGAGGATATGAGGAGCTGCCTGGAGCTTGTGTCGAAGAAATGCTGCGGCGTAGTTTGTGCGCCAAGCCATCACTGCAGGAAGGCGAATGCAGAGCAGATCCtcgagaagaaggaggaggacatACACGACCCGATGACACGGAGTGGTGTAAAGCTGTTCCGTGAGCTCGAGAGGCAAGCAGCTGGATCGTCGGGGGGAGACCACGCCGTTTGGAAGGACCTGGCCAACTTCTGGGTGGGGCTCCTCGTCTACCTCGCACCATCCAACGATGTGGGAGGCCATGCCAAGGCGCTGGCCTCCTGGGGCGGCGGCCTCATCACCTGCCTCTGGGCCTTGTGCACTCACGCGGGGATTACTCGCCAGCCACTCGAGCACAAGGACGAGCACGGTGATATGGTCTAGTAATTAACGTGCGTGCTCCTGCatcggtattctgattaataaGGCTCAGTGCTGAGTGCCATGTCGATCTATTGCGTGGTGTTTCTGGTTGAGTCGTCCGAGGCACCATATGTCGtgttctcttgtgtgttggttgGTGCAGGATTATATATATTCCTGTGATTTATTTGACTTCCTCCTAATGTAATAATCAACCCGGCCATGCGTCTGCACGGGCGGTAATTATTCAAAGCATATTACTTTTTACATGTCAATTTTCAACATGCATGTGAGAATTAGCATAGTATCTGCTGTTATATTAGCTAAGATGGTTCAAACTTCATCATtgcaatgagcgtggacttccTATACCCAATCATAGTTATTTTCCGAAATTCGTAATTAAAAATCACGATATTAATTTGGAAATACGAATGCATTATAGTATCCATTTCAATCTAAAACTAAAAGCTAGTTAGCTCAGGAtattataaattatatattCCTAATTTGATAGCTAGTTCGCTATGAAGCACCAACCACCAAAGATATGAACCGTCCGATATATACACGCGTCTGATCAATATGAAATTCAGAGTTTGGGTATGGAATGTTCTACACGCTTGATGTACTTATGGTATGTGAAATTAAAACTCGGTTTGAACCCCTCGAAGTACTTTTTAATATACTCCAAATAAACTCCACAACACAGTCCCACGCAAACGCCCACCAGGCGAGGAAGGAATTGTTGCTCAATGACCAAACCATTCATATGATGCATCATTCTGACAACTACACTGACAGTTCGAAATACCCCTTGGGAGGCCATATAAAAGGCCTGCGGTGTGtgtctctctctatatatatattcaatttttttttgaggttGATAGTTTATTTGTTGGAGAAGAGTATATCCTTCTTATTTCAGGATTAATCATcattcccctctctctctatatatatatatagaaaaaatagtcTGTATCCCCGGTAGTACATACTcactactatgatataccacataaataaactAGATATACTACTTTGTCACTACgaatatacttatatactcattctaagatactccaatataaactacatgaaaaaatagaaaaaaagtctatcaaatttattaaattttcgtaatacctttgtatttgtacataaaatgtaatacactCAACAAAATATGTGCAAACTACCTAAAAAAACTATACACACAATTTGAATGATCATATATACTCACATACTCCatatacataccatttatcacattAGATACTCCCCATGTAATGAGGTACGCATGTGGGAATACATACTCTCaggagtaccaaatatgcttcttttatatatatatatatatatatatatatatatatatatatatatatatatatatatatatatatatattgtatatctattatgtgcTTGGGCGCACTGTAATTCACAGTTGCGCCACCCGTAGTTACGATAAAAAACAGTATTGTTACGACTCACaagataggtcagttactacaaatatatatgatcgtaactGAATACcttatctagtcgtaattatgcacttttttgtcatgtgatcgtaactgggtcacctctgcgcacacccccAGTTACAATTCAAAAGGCAGTATAGTagctatcgtaactgacttttttgtcatatgatcgtaactcaactatctgtgctgtggtaactgactattttcttagttgtAACTGTGATCACAACTGGGTCACCTCTGGGCACACCCCAGTTACgatctaaaaaatagtatagttgctatcgtaactgacttttttgtcatgtgatcgtaactcaactatctgtgttgtcgtaactgactattttcttagtcgtaactgagGGTGGCGCGGTAGTAAACTACAATACTTCTTATAATTATacactttttatcatgtgatcgtaactcacctatatgtgctgtcgtaactgactagtttcttagtcgtaactaggGTGGTGCGATGGTGGCTTTTGCAACTAAGGGTGACGCAGCATAGTTCACTGTTGCGTCTAGGCGCAGAATAGACTCGCTGtaaatgtgtgtgtgtgtgtgtgtgtgtgtgtgtgtgtgtgtgtgtgtgtgtgtgtgtgtgtgtgtgtgtgtgtgtgtgtgtgtgtgtgtgtgtgtgtgtgtgtgtgtgtgtgtgtgtgtgtgtacatACTGTGTATCTATTATGTGTCTAGGCGTAACGTAGTTCATCTTTGCGTACACTCCTAGTTACGATTCTAAGAGCAGTATAGTTGTGATCCATAAGATATGTCAgttattacaaatatatatggtagTACCTCAAATACCTTCTCTAGTCGTAAATATGTACCTTTtgtcatatgatcgtaacttgttTACTACACACACTCCAATTAAGATcccaaaagcagtatagtttACGATCCACaagataggtcagttactacaaatatatatggtcatAACTTGGATACAttctctagtcgtaattatataccttttgtcatgtgatcgtaactcaactatctgtacTGTCATAAttgattattttcttagtcgtaactgatAATTTTTTGAGTTATAACTAGGGGTGacgcaacagtgaactacagtGCGCCTAGGCGCATAATAGAATCACCGTATATATAAACACACATGTATTgtatatctatatatacatgtatagaggagaaaaaaatgaaaaaaataagaaataaggAAATGTCGACCTCCTCTGCATTTCGGGCCGGCATCCTTTGCTTTTTTTCCCCGACCCATCTCGGCTCTTCCTCCTCTTATATT
It encodes:
- the LOC133901206 gene encoding uncharacterized protein LOC133901206, which translates into the protein MQQAHASMGFPFDRIISLPLALRAYNKTRCDQITVGYMKGAGSVNGDTRAMKMKLMFTVVLMALMGSTLFINGFLRTFLPRFNVTLRMFLGRYNLDPIARFLLHFAFFQFIPLLSSVLSNAEGQDDDTVLLLIILWLLLVELIRKKVQRMMLPTDGSSFSRAIGRFTLMDYSDEASRLVWVGYLIYSNLHQMHSHSVKAMFVILWSLGFVKLVQRVVNRWQASSSWHTARNPLLIAGYMQQIMEEEKDPEKNQPSDNSKMNMSDCKFAVMGEDTLLVRNKAEAAELKLTTTPGYGYGVGRRIVAIEKNSGQHQAQAPYYDQNEQKHVHLLIDAREMKEKKKLITVSKIWHMKEDDKEVLQFFRGKRRQHLEDLCLSFSLFKMLRRRFEHYPMVEVGSTMARRVMLEGLLNLEGYDCNRKAQRPFQVLQLELEFLNNYYQQAATPVVMAQHILFFCNSTFSMIFLLIFVAVILTILIENHEAAIIYCATMGLSSIPSSFPSIFLSTTMLLALTVIAIETYEFWTLFVFSNWNIVRLLCTYSSYGRLAQTFIRSIITARLCSYYTLPFLAKTSMKIQQVSIVDACGVLDKYSARTTHKKLPNRATTDIISTLKAVDLHTGIVRLPQMKGLHFDREPTSTEIILACHLATELFEMTEHRYKTKDEIGHQAVASALSKYCMYLVAHMPQLLPDDEAWASDRHEDMRSCLELVSKKCCGVVCAPSHHCRKANAEQILEKKEEDIHDPMTRSGVKLFRELERQAAGSSGGDHAVWKDLANFWVGLLVYLAPSNDVGGHAKALASWGGGLITCLWALCTHAGITRQPLEHKDEHGDMV